In Corvus cornix cornix isolate S_Up_H32 chromosome 4A, ASM73873v5, whole genome shotgun sequence, one genomic interval encodes:
- the LOC120412046 gene encoding contactin-4-like, protein MFPVPLLLLLLLLLLAPGSAAAAPGVTARTLAPCYSADLRPASGSLVSAVGCTVLLTAPALRGSRAVSWEYRAGTEEGVILSYAHNRPSIMSRLYENRTTFNESNLSLQVVLQSGDSRLYRLRSQEEATAWFHLHVVAPLSKPEIVGNSSVKAGGNTKLVCNVLQGKADSYWWKKNGQLLLGSERIQFVENTTLCILRASISDSGYYTCVVSNAVSQNETSFLLHVHHSANVVLPVVLACVIIGSLAGIFVWCQRREDECDNCW, encoded by the exons ATGTTCCCcgtccccctcctcctcctcctcctcctcctcctcctcgcccccggcagcgccgcggccgccccggggGTCACAG CCCGCACGCTCGCTCCCTGCTACTCCGCCGACCTGCGCCCGGCCTCGGGGAGCCTGGTGTCGGCCGTGGGCTGCACCGTGCTGCTGACAGCCCCCGCACTGCGGGGCAGCAGGGCGGTGTCCTGGGAGTACAGAGCGGGCACGGAGGAGGGGGTCATCCTCAGCTATGCCCACAACCGCCCCTCCATCATGTCCCGGCTCTACGAGAACCGCACGACGTTCAACGAGTCGAACCTGTCGCTGCAGGTGGTGCTGCAGAGCGGGGACAGCCGCCTCTACCGCCTCCGGTCCCAGGAGGAGGCCACGGCCTGGTTCCATCTGCACGTCGTGG caccGCTGTCCAAGCCAGAGATCGTGGGCAACTCCTCGGTGAAGGCAGGAGGCAACACCAAACTGGTCTGCAATGTGCTGCAAGGGAAGGCAGACTCCTACTGGTGGAAGAAAAAcgggcagctgctcctgggaagtGAGCGCATCCAGTTTGTGGAGAACACCACGCTCTGCATCCTGCGGGCGTCCATCAGCGACAGCGGCTACTACACGTGCGTGGTGAGCAACGCCGTGAGCCAGAACGAGacctccttcctgctgcatgTCCACC ACTCTGCCAACGTGGTGCTGCCCGTGGTCCTGGCCTGTGTCATCATCGGCTCGCTCGCag GTATCTTCGTCTGGTGTCAGAGAAGGGAGGACGAGTGTGACAACTGTTG GTAG
- the TMLHE gene encoding trimethyllysine dioxygenase, mitochondrial isoform X2 has translation MRLDFVWLRDHCRSASCYNAKTNQRSLDTASVDLAIRPQAVRVDETTLFLTWPDGHVTRYGLEWLVRNSYEGQKQQVMHPRILWNAEIYRQAQVPSVDCRSFLETDEGLKEFLQNFLLYGIAFVENVTPTKEDTEILAERISIIRETIYGRMWYFTSDFSRGDTAYTKLALDRHTDTTYFQEPCGIQVFHCLKHEGTGGRTLLVDGFHAAEQVLRRAPEHFELLAKVPLKHEYVESVGGCHNHMIGVGPVLNVYPWNNELYLIRYNNYDRAVINTVPHDVVRRWYHAHRALTAELRRPDNELWVKLKPGKALFVDNWRVLHGREAFTGYRQLCGCYLTRDDVLNTARLLGLQA, from the exons ATGCGCCTGGATTTCGTGTGGCTGCGGGACCACTGCCGCTCCGCCTCCTGCTACAACGCCAAGACCAACCAGCGCAGCCTGGACACGGCCAGCGTGGACCTGGCCATCCGGCCCCAGGCCGTGCGGGTGGACGAGACCACGCTCTTCCTCACCT ggccgGACGGACACGTGACACGGTACGGGCTGGAGTGGCTGGTGAGGAACAGCTACGaggggcagaagcagcaggtcATGCACCCCCGGATCCTCTGGAATGCTGAGATCTACCGGCAAGCCCAGGTCCCCTCCGTCGACTGCCGGAGCTTCCTGGAGACAGACGAGGGGCTGAAGGAATTCCTGCAGAATTTCTTGTTGTATGGGATTGCTTTTGTGGAGAATGTCACTCCCACCAAGGAGGACACGGAAATCTTGGCAGAGAGGATCAGCATCATCAG GGAGACCATCTATGGCAGGATGTGGTACTTCACCTCTGACTTCTCCCGGGGAGACACAGCCTACACCAAGCTGGCCCTGGATCGGCACACGGACACCACCTACTTCCAGGAGCCCTGCGG CATCCAGGTGTTCCACTGCCTGAAGCACGAGGGCACGGGCGGGCGGACGCTGCTGGTGGACGGGTTCCACGCGGCCGAGCAGGTGCTGCGCCGGGCCCCGGAGCACTTCGAGCTGCTCGCCAAGGTGCCCCTCAAGCACGAGTACGTGGAGAGCGTGGGCGGCTGCCACAACCACATGATCGGAGTGGGGCCGGTGCTCAACGTGTACCCCTGGAACAACGAGCTTTACCTCATCAG gtaCAACAACTACGACCGTGCCGTGATCAACACGGTGCCCCATGACGTGGTGCGCCGCTGGTACCACGCGCACCGCGCCCTCACCGCCGAGCTGCGCCGGCCCGACAACGAGCTCTGGGTCAAGCTGAAGCCAGGCAAG gccCTGTTTGTGGATAACTGGCGTGTCCTGCACGGCCGGGAAGCGTTCACGGGGTACCGGCAGCTCTGCGGCTGTTACCTGACGAGGGACGACGTGCTGAACACCGCCcgcctgctggggctgcaggccTAG
- the LOC104691699 gene encoding tumor necrosis factor ligand superfamily member 10-like, with protein MLAEAPAPAPGDCPGAGAGPDGGPGAARGQRRRRCGPLWGSVAFMAILALQIASTTVLFVYFSMAISKLKSQAPGSAEELRCLQALNQQPEGSSLEELSSSQGCLRLASTIKAYVATVTESIIRRSAVKEAWRSYFNTSEGQPPPKIAGKPSAHLTLRPQSLAQDGRSQRFGNLSQSCRHAITHWGPSSLQSHVQNMTYRAGRLRVEQPGKYYVYSQIYFRYRGAGASGPQLVQCIQWQPAHSPPVLLLKGVGTKCWAPEADYGLHALYQGGLFELQAGDELFVSVSSLAIDYNDAAASYFGAFRLDL; from the exons ATGCTGGCCGAggctcccgctcccgctcccggtGACTgtcccggtgccggtgccggtccGGACGGCGGCCCCGGTGCGGCgcgggggcagcggcggcggcggtgcgGGCCGCTGTGGGGCAGCGTGGCCTTCATGGCCATCTTGGCCCTGCAGATCGCCTCCACCACCGTCCTCTTCGTCTACTTCAGCATGGCCATCTCCAAG CTGAAATCCCAGGCTCCGGGCAGCGCGGAGGAGCTGCGCTGTCTGCAGGCGCTCAATCAGCAGCCCGAGGgctccagcctggaggagctgagcagcagccagggctgcctcaGGCTGGCCAGCACCATCAAAGCCTACGTGGCCACG GTGACGGAGAGCATCATCCGCAGGAGCGCGGTGAAGG aggcCTGGCGGAGCTATTTCAACACCTCAGAGGGGCAGCCTCCTCCCAAAATAGCCGGGAAACCCTCGGCACATCTCACCCTCCGCCCACAGAGCCTGGCTCAGGATG GACGCTCCCAGCGCTTCGGGAACCTGTCGCAGTCGTGCCGCCACGCCATCACGCACTGGGGGCCCAGCAGCCTGCAGTCCCACGTGCAGAACATGACGTACCGGGCGGGGCGGCTGCGGGTGGAGCAGCCGGGCAAGTACTACGTGTACTCCCAGATCTATTTCCGCTACCGCGGCGCCGGCGCCTCGGGCCCGCAGCTCGTGCAGTGCATCCAGTGGCAGCCAGCCCACAGCCCGCCCGTGCTGCTGCTCAAGGGCGTGGGCACCAAGTGCTGGGCGCCCGAGGCCGACTACGGGCTCCACGCGCTCTACCAGGGGGGACTCTTCGAGCTCCAGGCCGGTGATGAGCTCTTCGTCTCTGTCTCCTCCTTGGCCATCGACTACAACGATGCAGCAGCCAGCTACTTCGGGGCCTTCCGGCTCGACCTGTGA
- the LOC104691700 gene encoding hepatocyte cell adhesion molecule-like — MLLCRPAELLGTAWVLLAGLLVPFPPALEAAEPPQQRATAAVGSSVLLPGLDNVTHSDSMQWEFRSGSSSHTILQHRGGAHPPAILAPYAGRAAFHPSNGSLTLEDVQESDSGTYRVTVSTGDRKSREIQLEVLRSVSRPQLWTSGLLARATGKIVCEVAEGRVDNITWKKDGQPLPPARVSRLSSSRSVLYLRPAQRSDCGSYSCNASNGISWQESSLNVTIEGLSRLLKDTLRIAVVAVVFAVVSAWGLIIPVCQSEKLRIRGELWRWLSSYTCGLVCIACILDGTAGILWMWQEGPSVAVILPEIALSYLTVVTFLVATTVIFQPTDFNHLKSKKAQRTMGYAAPGAVVTVVLTTTFLIKNIYHRHEEGCAELMNVTILVVSTAAVSALPLLAIGLCYHTTQGWRKDRDVCWTDKVSSFEMSQPGTKDPVPS; from the exons ATGCTGCTGTGCCGTCCCGCCGAGCTGCTGGGCACCGCCTGGGTGCTCCTCGCAG ggctgctggtgccGTTCCCTCCGGCTCTGGAGGCAGCGGAACCTCCCCAGCAGAGAGCCACAGCTGCGGTGGGATCCTCcgtgctgctccctgggctggACAACGTCACCCACAGCGATTCCATGCAGTGGGAATTCcgcagtggcagcagctcccacaccATCCTGCAGCACCGTGGCGGGGCTCACCCCCCCGCCATCCTCGCCCCCTACGCAGGACGAGCCGCTTTCCATCCATCCAATGGATCACTCACGCTGGAGGATGTCCAGGAAAGCGACAGTGGCACCTACAGAGTGACTGTCAGCACAGGAGACAGGAAGAGCCGGGAAATCCAGCTGGAAGTCCTCC GGTCCGTGTCCCGCCCTCAGCTCTGGACCAGTGGTCTCCTGGCTCGGGCCACTGGCAAGATTGTCTGTGAGGTGGCAGAGGGCAGAGTGGACAACATCACCTGGAAGAAGGATGGGCAGCCACTTCCCCCAGCCAGAGTTTCCCGGCTCTCCAGCAGCCGCAGCGTTCTGTACCTGAGGCCAGCCCAGAGGTCGGACTGCGGCTCCTACTCCTGCAACGCCAGCAACGGGATAAGCTGGCAGGAGAGCTCCCTGAACGTCACCATTGAAG GTCTCTCCCGTCTCCTGAAGGACACCCTGAGGATTGCGGTGGTCGCTGTGGTCTTCGCTGTTGTCTCGGCCTGGGGATTAATTATTCCCGTTTGCCAGTCCGAAAAGCTCAGGATAA GGGGGGAGCTCTGGAGGTGGCTCAGCTCCTACACCTGCGGGCTGGTGTGCATCGCCTGCATCCTGGATGGCACCGCCGGCATCCTCTGGATGTGGCAGGAAG GCCCTTCTGTTGCTGTCATCCTGCCCGAGATCGCCCTGAGCTATCTCACCGTGGTCACCTTCCTGGTGGCCACCACCGTCATTTTCCAGCCCACGGATTTCAACCATCTGAAGAGCAAAAAGG cacagcGCACCATGGGCTACGCCGCGCCGGGGGCCGTGGTGACCGTGGTGCTGACCACCACCTTCCTCATCAAGAACATCTACCACCGCCATG AAGAAGGATGCGCCGAGCTCATGAACGTGACCATCCTGGTGGTCAGCACAGCGGCCGTGTCGGCCCTCCCGCTCCTCGCCATCGGCCTCTGCT ATCACACCACGCAGGGCTGGCGGAAGGACCGTGACGTCTGTTGGACGGACAAAGTCAG cTCCTTCGAAATGTCCCAGCCAGGCACCAAGGACCCCGTTCCCAGCTGA
- the TMLHE gene encoding trimethyllysine dioxygenase, mitochondrial isoform X1: MWCQRLAWLLRGQRGSTGRRWPWLSQDLGPVPAAPVRCCPTAPAAPRCAWQLHQDHLELRYGSTLMRLDFVWLRDHCRSASCYNAKTNQRSLDTASVDLAIRPQAVRVDETTLFLTWPDGHVTRYGLEWLVRNSYEGQKQQVMHPRILWNAEIYRQAQVPSVDCRSFLETDEGLKEFLQNFLLYGIAFVENVTPTKEDTEILAERISIIRETIYGRMWYFTSDFSRGDTAYTKLALDRHTDTTYFQEPCGIQVFHCLKHEGTGGRTLLVDGFHAAEQVLRRAPEHFELLAKVPLKHEYVESVGGCHNHMIGVGPVLNVYPWNNELYLIRYNNYDRAVINTVPHDVVRRWYHAHRALTAELRRPDNELWVKLKPGKALFVDNWRVLHGREAFTGYRQLCGCYLTRDDVLNTARLLGLQA; this comes from the exons ATGTGGTGCCAGAGGCTGGCGTGGCTGCTCCGGGGGCAGCGTGGGAGCACCGGACGTCGCTGGCCGTGGCTGTCCCAGGACCTCGGGCCCGTCCCGGCTGCCCCGGTGCGCTGCTGCCCCACGGCCCCGGCGGCCCCCCGGTGTGCCTGGCAGCTGCACCAGGACCATCTCG agctgaggtACGGGAGCACCCTGATGCGCCTGGATTTCGTGTGGCTGCGGGACCACTGCCGCTCCGCCTCCTGCTACAACGCCAAGACCAACCAGCGCAGCCTGGACACGGCCAGCGTGGACCTGGCCATCCGGCCCCAGGCCGTGCGGGTGGACGAGACCACGCTCTTCCTCACCT ggccgGACGGACACGTGACACGGTACGGGCTGGAGTGGCTGGTGAGGAACAGCTACGaggggcagaagcagcaggtcATGCACCCCCGGATCCTCTGGAATGCTGAGATCTACCGGCAAGCCCAGGTCCCCTCCGTCGACTGCCGGAGCTTCCTGGAGACAGACGAGGGGCTGAAGGAATTCCTGCAGAATTTCTTGTTGTATGGGATTGCTTTTGTGGAGAATGTCACTCCCACCAAGGAGGACACGGAAATCTTGGCAGAGAGGATCAGCATCATCAG GGAGACCATCTATGGCAGGATGTGGTACTTCACCTCTGACTTCTCCCGGGGAGACACAGCCTACACCAAGCTGGCCCTGGATCGGCACACGGACACCACCTACTTCCAGGAGCCCTGCGG CATCCAGGTGTTCCACTGCCTGAAGCACGAGGGCACGGGCGGGCGGACGCTGCTGGTGGACGGGTTCCACGCGGCCGAGCAGGTGCTGCGCCGGGCCCCGGAGCACTTCGAGCTGCTCGCCAAGGTGCCCCTCAAGCACGAGTACGTGGAGAGCGTGGGCGGCTGCCACAACCACATGATCGGAGTGGGGCCGGTGCTCAACGTGTACCCCTGGAACAACGAGCTTTACCTCATCAG gtaCAACAACTACGACCGTGCCGTGATCAACACGGTGCCCCATGACGTGGTGCGCCGCTGGTACCACGCGCACCGCGCCCTCACCGCCGAGCTGCGCCGGCCCGACAACGAGCTCTGGGTCAAGCTGAAGCCAGGCAAG gccCTGTTTGTGGATAACTGGCGTGTCCTGCACGGCCGGGAAGCGTTCACGGGGTACCGGCAGCTCTGCGGCTGTTACCTGACGAGGGACGACGTGCTGAACACCGCCcgcctgctggggctgcaggccTAG